A segment of the Rhizobium glycinendophyticum genome:
CGTGCAATGCTCAAAAAAATCCAGTTTGCACGCATTTCAACTCATGCATAAGTTCTGGATCTACCAGAACAAAAAAAGCCTCGTAATGCCAATTTCTTGAGCAATTACGAGGCAATCAGGTCAAAAACTAGCCTGGGGACAGCGATAAAATGCGAAAGCCGATCTATTCTCTCAGGTTAAGTTCGTCCGCCCTCAGGCAGGCTACGGAATGACGGTCGCCGCGGGCTAGAAGCGCCGGGATCGCCTCAGCACACTTTTCGATCGCATAGGGGCAGCGCGTCCGAAAAACGCAGCCCGAAGGAGGGTTTATTGGACTGGGAAGGTCGCCTTTGAGGGTGATGCGGCTTCGGCGTATGCGCGGGTCTGGAACAGGTGCGGCATCTAGCAAGGCGCGCGTATAAGGGTGAAGTGGCTTCGAGTAGAGATCCGCTGCCGGTGCGCATTCCATGATCTTGCCGAGATACATGACGATGACGCGGTCGCAGAGGAACTCGATGACCGACAAATCATGACCGATGAACAAGATCGACAATCCAAGCTCTTGCCGCAGATCCTGCAACAGGTTGATGATCTGCGCCTGGATAGACACATCCAGCGCCGAGACTGGTTCGTCGGCGACGATGAACTGTGGATTGACCGCGAGAGCGCGGGCAATCCCAACCCTCTGGCGTTGCCCTCCGGAGAATTCATGGGGGAACCTTGCGGCGGCCGAGCGCGGCAGGCCTACCTTTTCCAGGAGATCACCAACCCGCTCTGCGCGATCCTTGTGAGTCCCGATTTTGTGCAACAGCAGCGCCTCGCCAAGGGTCTGACCAACGCTCATTCGGGGGTTCAGGCTGGCATAGGGGTCTTGGAAGATGATCTGCATCTGGCTGCGCAGCGCCTTGAGTTGCGCAGGCTCGAGACCCGTAACATTGCCCCCATTGAAAATCACCGAACCGTCCGTCGGCTCGACCAGCCGCAGGATCGAGCGTCCGAGTGTCGTCTTTCCCGAACCGGACTCTCCGACCAGGCCAACGACCTCTCCCCTGGCGACCTCGAAGCTGACCCCGTCCACGGCGCGGATGGCGACACCCGGCTTGAACATTGATTTACCGACTTTGTAATGGACTTTCAGATCCACGACCTGGAGCAGGGCTTCAGCCATTCATCTCGCTCCATCGCAGGCAGCGTGCGCCGTGATCGGGGCTCACTGTGAAAACCGGCGGGACTGCCGCCTGGCAGGTATCGAGCGCCCACTGACATCTTGGGCTGAAATCGCAGCCGGCAGGTGGATTGCGAGGATCGACAACGCTGCCAGGAATAGCCTGCAGCCTCACGTGCTGGCCTGCTGCGCGTGCTGCGTGATCGACCTGCGGCATGCTGGACAGCAACCCTTTGGTGTAAGGATGGCTCGGCCGGTCGAACAGTTGATGGACGTCAGCGCTCTCGACGATGCGGCCACCATACATGACAGCAACGCGATCAGCGATTTCCGCAACAACACCGAGATTATGGGTGATGAACAGGATCCCCATGCCGATCTCGCGCTGAAGTCGACGCATCAATTCGAGAATCTGCAGCTGAACTGTTACATCCAGTGCGGTGGTCGGCTCATCCGCGATCAAGAGCGCTGGATTGCAGGCAAGGGCCATGGCGATCATCACGCGCTGACGCATACCACCGGACATCTGGTGCGGATAAATCTCGGCACGACGGGCAGGTTCCGGTATTTCAACCAGCGCCAGCATCTCGATGGCGTGGCTCCATGCCTGGGAGCGGGTCATCCCTTGATGCAGGAGGGCCGCTTCGGCGATCTGCGCGCCTACCTTTTGCGTCGGGTTCAGACTGGTCATCGGCTCCTGGAAGATCATTGAGATTTCATTGCCGCGCAGACCCCGCATGGCCTTTTCAGGCAATCGGGCGAGATCGAGCACAACGCCACCCTTCCCGCGAAACAGGATCTCGCCGGACGCGATGCCGCCGATGGCTGAGGGGATCAGACGCATAACGGACAGGCTGGTCACGGATTTCCCCGAGCCACTTTCACCAACGAGCGCAACAGTCTGCCCTTGTTCGATCGTCAGATCGACGCCCTTGACCGCCCGCACTAGGCCGCTCTCCGTGCGAAACTCGGTCACCAGGTTGCGGATCTCCAGCAGGGGGGCAGCCATCACTTCAGTTGTCCTGCGCGTTGCATTTCCTCGCCGATCCAGGCAAGCGGCATATGGCCATAGCTGAGAAGCGTATCATGAAATCCGAGGGTGTCCCCCTTCCAGCGACGGCGCAGGTCTTTGATGCCTTCGACACCAATCCAGTACATCAACCGGGAGCCGGGGAGCATCGAATTTCGCACGACTTCCGACTCGACTCGTTGAGCTGCAAATCCGGCTTCGTCGCGATAGAACGCCATGGCTTCCTTGATCGTCCAGTCGCCGAGATGCAACTTGACGTCAACAAGGACGCTTGCCGCGTTTCGACGCTCATACTGCTTGAGCAAAAGGATTTCAGTCGGATCATAAAAGCCTGGCGCCTCCATTAAGAGATCCTCGACATAGCAGGCCCAACCTTCGATCATCGTACCGGATCCGAGAAAAGCCAGTCCGAGCGCACAGTCGGTGCCGGCAATCCGGGCAAGGCGCGACGAAGCGGCGCGGGCGCGGGCGTTCTGCGTGTGGTGACCAACGCCCCCATGGTGCACGGAGTGGATGGTCTTCACCGTGGCCGTATTGTTGCCCCGTAGAAAAGCGCTTTTGTCATCACCCGGTGGCGTCACCCAATAAACACTGCCTTCACCTGGATTGAGGCCAGGCGGTGACCGGTAGAACAGAAAATAGAGTGACTGGCTGATCTTCCGAAAACAGGGCGACATCCAGCGATAGTCGAGCCCGTAGTCCTCCGCCGACGTCACCAGCATCGCACCATCACGCCGCGCGACTAAATCGTGATCCCTATAACTTTGGATCACAGACTGTTGGTCGACCGGATGCCTGTCAACGAGACCGGCGATTAGTTCCTGCCAGCTTTTGGCCGGATCGATGCGCCGCGCCATCTCGACAAGTTCGTCGCCCATGCGATCAAAGGCTTCCTGCGCTCGCTCGACCGCCTTACGAGGGCCGAAATCGAGGCCGTGAACTGTCTTCATCACCAGCGTCAGGTGTTCTTCACCACAGGCCGGGTCTGCATCGGCAAACCCTGAAAGCCCCGATGCAAAGGCGTCGAATGCTTCGGCCGCCATTGTGGCAGGCAACGTCCATTCGTCGGCAAATTCGTCGTGCAGACGAATATCGCTGCGCAGAAACTCCGCCATCGCCCACGCCTCGCGCCGAGCACGCGCAGTCCAGCTCTCCGGTATCGCCTGTCCGTTCAGTCGGTCGAGTGCTGACTGGAGAAAGGTCGGCAGTGCGTTGAGCCGCGCAATGAGGCCACCCCGACGAACAGGCGCAGACTGAGGAAGCAGCAGCGAGATGATCGCGAAAGCCGCTTCACCGGAGTACCAGGCGGGATTGGCAAGACGCGGACGCCCTTCGGCCGCAGCCTTCTGGAAGGCAAGTTCGCCCAACATCATCCGGCGGTCGAGGCGATCCCCCGGCGCTTCGGGTTCCAGGGTGTCGGCAAGCTGCCCCTCAAGAGCTGCGATGCCGGCCAACTCCTCCGCCAGGGTCTCCGGCCCGCAAGGCGGCAGGAGGGCGTCATGGGTCTTGTCGCCCATGAAGGTCGCGTCAACCGGGCGAAAGGTCCAGTGATGCTTCAGAAAGGCGTCGACCAGCGAGGGATCGTAGCGGCGCTCCGTCATGCGCCTTTACCCGGCAGATCGACCCAGCGCCGTTCAAAATGCGCCTGGATGATCGCGTCAACGATTTCCTGGCTCTTGGCGCCGTCGAAAAATGTGCATTCCCGCGGCCTGTCATCGAGAATTTCGTCAACGAAGAAGCGGACCAGATTGCGATAGTAGAGTTCGGGCCACGGTGTATTGAGCGTAGTACCGGGCGGCAGGGCCGACGCGCCGACGTCATACGGTATGAACTCTACGGCTTCGGCCTTCGCAATTTTCAACGTCTCTGCCGTGCCGAATTCCGAAATCAACCGAGCAACCGCGGCCCCCTTGGAACCATAAACCCGCAATTCGACGCCTGGGTAATTTCCCACCGCCACATAACTTGTCTGCAAAAGACCTTGGGCGCCGCTTGCATATTCCACCAGTGCGACAGCACCATCTTCGACCTTGATCTTCTGCAACCCCTCTTCGTCCCGCACGATCCGTTCGGGGATAAAGTTCTTCATGGTGGAGGCGACCGAGCCGAACTCACCTCCGAGCCACCGCATAAGGTCGATCAGATGGGAGCCATAACCTACGATCGAAGACGGAATGAGGGAACTGCGATCGACGCCGGGCGTGATCTGGCGCAGCGGTTCCTGCGGATCCAGCCATTGGCTGTTCTGCTCAAAGCCGTGGATGTGGAAAATTTCCCCTAAAGTGCCGTCGTCGATCCACGCCTTGATCTGCCTGATTGCCGGGGAATAGCGAAAGGTGAAGCCGAGCTTAGTGCGCACCCCAGCGGCATCGGCCCTGGCCGCGGCCTCAAAGGCAGGTGCTGCGAGCGTATGCAGCGGCTTTTCCGATAGCACATGTTTGCCGCCGGCAATCGCGGCAAGGCTGAGCGGCAGATGCGTATGTGTCGGCGTGCAGACATCGACCATCTGCACATCAGGATCCGCGATCAACTTGTCCGGGTCGGTATAGACTTTTCTGGCGCCATATTTTTCGGCCATGGCCCTGGCGCGATCACCATCAACATCGCACACCGCAATGAGGTCGACGCGCTGATGCGCCCTGTAGCCCGGGAGGTGCGCCTTGTCTGCCCAGGTGTGTGCGCCGATCAGTCCGACGCCGAGTTTGCTGGTCATGGGAGGGTCTTTCCGATTGAAGCGACATAGGCTTCGAGTTCATCGAAGTTATGGAAGCCGAGATCGCGCTTGCCGTCCTCGATTTCGTAGATCATGGAAAACAGCTTTTCGTTGAGCCTCGTGTCGGCTCCTGCCTTCCGGCCGTAGTCAATGAGCTTGCCACTGGACGAGCGGGTTTCCGAGGGACGCTTGCGATAGACAATGTCCCACCAGATGCCAGAACCCTTCTTCTTGAAGTTGTGCGTGGGCTTGGTGTCCTGATCCTTTTTCAGCAGCCAGATGGCGTGGTTGATATTGGCCAGAAGCTTCTGGCTGTCCGCAGCCGTTTTCACACGGTAGTTCGCTGGGTCAAAGAAATCGAAGGCCTGCACATCGATGCCGTTGGCATCGGCAACCTCCAGGGCTTCCTTGACGATAGCGCCGGCAATGCGCGCGTAACGCTCGACGCCCAGCGTGTCACGGATCTTGGCATCGGCAAGTGCCGAGAACACCACCTGCGACGCGTAAACTTCCTTAGCCCAGATCTGACCCCAGATGTGGTTGGAATATTGCACCTCAGTTAATGCGCTCAAGGCTTCCCCCAGTTCCTGAAGGCGCGGCGTCATCTCGCCGTTGAGTTCGCCAAGCTGGATCGGCCCCTCATGGACGAATTCCACATAGCCCGGATCCACGAGTGCCCCGCCGTAATTCGGGATCGATCCCATCACGATCCGCTCACCAGGCAATCCCGCCGCGTCGAGCGCGGCGATCATGTCTGGCTCGTTGAAGCCGTTCTGGTAGGAGACGACGCAGCTGTCTGGGGTCAGCAGCGGAATAACCTGCCTCAGTGCCTCGACCGCATGCTGCGACTTGGTGGCGATCAAGACCGTCCCAAGTGACCCGGTCAATTGGTCTGGTGTTAGCGCCCTGACCGAAACGGTCATTTCACCGCGAACCCCGTCGATGAACAGGCCCTTTTCGTTGAGAGCGGCAACGTGTTCGCTCCAACGATCGACCAAAAGCACATCGTGGCCGGCCTCTGTCATATAGGCGCCGGCAAGCCCGCCGATTGCGCCGGCCCCGAGAATGGTGATCTTCATGGATCAGGCCTTTTCGATAACTGTTTGCGGAAACATTTCGAGGCTCTGCGGGCTGTTGGCATGGCTGTAGAGCGCCTCCAGGAATATCGGCCACTCATCCTTCGTGACGCGTTCGCGGACCCGCCTGACGCTTTCATTGCCAGCCCAATAGGAAGAAATGAAGGGTCCACGAAACGGGTGTGCCGCCATACGCAACCGACCCTGCACCCATGCTTCCTGTCCCATGGCGGTGTTGCGCAGATAATCGGCCACCTCTTCGCGCGCGACACCTTCGACCATCAACATCCAGGCAGCACTTGTCTGAGAAGCGGAGCGGACGCGACGAAGCTCCATGTGGATCTCGTCGTCCGCATCCTCGATGAAATCGATAAGGTGGACGCCTTGATCACCGATGCCTTCCTGGACACAGCCGGTGATCGCATCGGTAGTGATGAGAAGCGCATCTGCGGGCGCCCTTCCGGCCTCCACCGCGGCCTTGGTCGACAGCAATTGTGTCGAATGCCCAGGATAGACCTCGTGACAGACAAGATGCTTCAATGCAGCGCGGGTGAAGCTCAAATCGAGATTGAGATCCATCTTACCGTCTTTGAACGAGCAGCGCGCGGTATAGAACATGCCGCGCACGGGATTGAGCACCATATCATAATCGCCAGTGTCGAAGATCAGCGCGTCCGTACGCGACTTGGCCTCGGCCATCAGCTCCCGAAACACCGTATCAATCCGATCAGTCGGCACTGTGCGGTCTTCTTCCCAGGACTGAACCCTCTGGGCGAGTGAACCCCGCACAAATCCCGACTTTCTCAACAAGGCATCAACCTTGGCGCGGGCATCCTCTATCAAGGCCGCATCCTCGCGTC
Coding sequences within it:
- a CDS encoding ABC transporter ATP-binding protein, which produces MAEALLQVVDLKVHYKVGKSMFKPGVAIRAVDGVSFEVARGEVVGLVGESGSGKTTLGRSILRLVEPTDGSVIFNGGNVTGLEPAQLKALRSQMQIIFQDPYASLNPRMSVGQTLGEALLLHKIGTHKDRAERVGDLLEKVGLPRSAAARFPHEFSGGQRQRVGIARALAVNPQFIVADEPVSALDVSIQAQIINLLQDLRQELGLSILFIGHDLSVIEFLCDRVIVMYLGKIMECAPAADLYSKPLHPYTRALLDAAPVPDPRIRRSRITLKGDLPSPINPPSGCVFRTRCPYAIEKCAEAIPALLARGDRHSVACLRADELNLRE
- a CDS encoding ABC transporter ATP-binding protein encodes the protein MMAAPLLEIRNLVTEFRTESGLVRAVKGVDLTIEQGQTVALVGESGSGKSVTSLSVMRLIPSAIGGIASGEILFRGKGGVVLDLARLPEKAMRGLRGNEISMIFQEPMTSLNPTQKVGAQIAEAALLHQGMTRSQAWSHAIEMLALVEIPEPARRAEIYPHQMSGGMRQRVMIAMALACNPALLIADEPTTALDVTVQLQILELMRRLQREIGMGILFITHNLGVVAEIADRVAVMYGGRIVESADVHQLFDRPSHPYTKGLLSSMPQVDHAARAAGQHVRLQAIPGSVVDPRNPPAGCDFSPRCQWALDTCQAAVPPVFTVSPDHGARCLRWSEMNG
- a CDS encoding DUF885 family protein codes for the protein MTERRYDPSLVDAFLKHHWTFRPVDATFMGDKTHDALLPPCGPETLAEELAGIAALEGQLADTLEPEAPGDRLDRRMMLGELAFQKAAAEGRPRLANPAWYSGEAAFAIISLLLPQSAPVRRGGLIARLNALPTFLQSALDRLNGQAIPESWTARARREAWAMAEFLRSDIRLHDEFADEWTLPATMAAEAFDAFASGLSGFADADPACGEEHLTLVMKTVHGLDFGPRKAVERAQEAFDRMGDELVEMARRIDPAKSWQELIAGLVDRHPVDQQSVIQSYRDHDLVARRDGAMLVTSAEDYGLDYRWMSPCFRKISQSLYFLFYRSPPGLNPGEGSVYWVTPPGDDKSAFLRGNNTATVKTIHSVHHGGVGHHTQNARARAASSRLARIAGTDCALGLAFLGSGTMIEGWACYVEDLLMEAPGFYDPTEILLLKQYERRNAASVLVDVKLHLGDWTIKEAMAFYRDEAGFAAQRVESEVVRNSMLPGSRLMYWIGVEGIKDLRRRWKGDTLGFHDTLLSYGHMPLAWIGEEMQRAGQLK
- a CDS encoding Gfo/Idh/MocA family protein; the protein is MTSKLGVGLIGAHTWADKAHLPGYRAHQRVDLIAVCDVDGDRARAMAEKYGARKVYTDPDKLIADPDVQMVDVCTPTHTHLPLSLAAIAGGKHVLSEKPLHTLAAPAFEAAARADAAGVRTKLGFTFRYSPAIRQIKAWIDDGTLGEIFHIHGFEQNSQWLDPQEPLRQITPGVDRSSLIPSSIVGYGSHLIDLMRWLGGEFGSVASTMKNFIPERIVRDEEGLQKIKVEDGAVALVEYASGAQGLLQTSYVAVGNYPGVELRVYGSKGAAVARLISEFGTAETLKIAKAEAVEFIPYDVGASALPPGTTLNTPWPELYYRNLVRFFVDEILDDRPRECTFFDGAKSQEIVDAIIQAHFERRWVDLPGKGA
- a CDS encoding ketopantoate reductase family protein, with amino-acid sequence MKITILGAGAIGGLAGAYMTEAGHDVLLVDRWSEHVAALNEKGLFIDGVRGEMTVSVRALTPDQLTGSLGTVLIATKSQHAVEALRQVIPLLTPDSCVVSYQNGFNEPDMIAALDAAGLPGERIVMGSIPNYGGALVDPGYVEFVHEGPIQLGELNGEMTPRLQELGEALSALTEVQYSNHIWGQIWAKEVYASQVVFSALADAKIRDTLGVERYARIAGAIVKEALEVADANGIDVQAFDFFDPANYRVKTAADSQKLLANINHAIWLLKKDQDTKPTHNFKKKGSGIWWDIVYRKRPSETRSSSGKLIDYGRKAGADTRLNEKLFSMIYEIEDGKRDLGFHNFDELEAYVASIGKTLP